The Thermanaerovibrio acidaminovorans DSM 6589 genome contains a region encoding:
- a CDS encoding TAXI family TRAP transporter solute-binding subunit: MRRLVVSLFALALVVGAVSAVFAAPAPKAGWPSQLKFMAGPPGGNWFALGNAFADMWSREVLQTTSSSGGGVANIINADTKKGDLGFSVTSLLGAAIKGEQDFLGRPVKNAVVMANLYTQYTYFIMRKDFAQKHGITKLGDVFRKKVPVRMATLKPGTASEFVVKSLFMKGYGVTYKDIKKMGGSVEFASYDGGADLLADNHIDMFAFSVGKVASIVMNIESNTNVVILPVDDDALKALSDAYGTETFTINPGIYKSVTKPVKTVGDYTCVVIRKDLPENLVYELCKALWKNKDNLAKAVQDMKELNPKEAIPKGVPAHPGAVRFWKEAK, translated from the coding sequence ATGAGGCGATTGGTTGTTTCGTTGTTTGCCCTGGCCCTGGTGGTTGGGGCCGTTTCGGCTGTCTTCGCGGCCCCGGCTCCCAAGGCGGGGTGGCCCTCGCAGCTGAAGTTCATGGCGGGACCTCCCGGGGGTAACTGGTTCGCCCTGGGTAACGCCTTTGCGGACATGTGGAGCCGGGAGGTGCTTCAGACCACCAGTAGCTCCGGAGGCGGGGTGGCCAACATAATAAATGCGGACACCAAGAAGGGGGACCTGGGCTTCTCGGTGACCTCCCTGCTGGGTGCGGCCATCAAGGGGGAGCAGGACTTCCTGGGCCGTCCTGTCAAGAACGCGGTTGTCATGGCCAACCTGTACACCCAGTACACCTACTTCATCATGCGGAAGGACTTCGCTCAGAAGCACGGCATAACCAAGCTGGGTGACGTATTCCGCAAGAAGGTGCCGGTGAGGATGGCCACGTTGAAGCCCGGCACCGCATCGGAGTTCGTGGTCAAGTCCCTGTTCATGAAGGGCTATGGGGTAACCTATAAGGACATAAAGAAGATGGGTGGCTCCGTGGAGTTCGCCTCCTACGACGGGGGAGCGGACCTTCTGGCGGACAACCACATAGACATGTTCGCCTTCTCGGTGGGCAAGGTGGCCTCCATAGTGATGAACATCGAGAGCAACACCAACGTGGTGATCCTCCCGGTGGACGACGATGCCCTGAAGGCCCTGTCCGACGCCTACGGCACCGAGACCTTCACCATAAACCCCGGCATATACAAGAGCGTCACCAAGCCGGTGAAGACCGTGGGGGACTATACCTGTGTGGTCATAAGGAAGGACTTGCCGGAGAACCTGGTTTACGAGCTGTGCAAGGCCCTCTGGAAGAACAAGGACAACCTGGCCAAGGCGGTCCAGGACATGAAGGAGCTTAACCCCAAGGAGGCGATCCCCAAGGGGGTTCCGGCCCATCCGGGGGCGGTGCGCTTCTGGAAGGAGGCCAAGTAG
- a CDS encoding TrkH family potassium uptake protein — translation MRPRLVARVLSLMGGIVSLSMLWPLLWALYDGSRDRWPFVASIGIGLGVSGVLYLWGRGCQYRELGIKDGFAVVSLSWILASGIGALPFLLSGTVPTFADAFFEAISGFTTTGASVISDIEANPRGILFWRNLTHWLGGMGIIVLSLAILPFLGVGGMQLYKAEVPGPIKEKMTPRIQQTALYLWGVYVLLSGLQLLFLMAGGMGLFEALTHTFGTMATGGFSPLNKSIGQYDSAYFDWVITVFMFLAGVNFALHYRILTGRWSVMLRDEEFKLYGGITLVSALVVSGVLLLRGVYGSPLDALRFGTFQVVSIMTTTGYVTADFDLWPSSIRFLLLLLMFVGGCAGSTGGGMKNLRILVLARHVRAGLYSILHPNAVVHVRVGGKVVGKDVIASVTSFFVLYMGLFMLGTLAMAAMDLDIITAMSSVAATLGNIGPGLGGVGPMRNYAEIPQLGKWVLSLLMLMGRLELYTVMLLFFPETWRR, via the coding sequence GTGCGGCCTCGTTTGGTGGCCCGGGTCCTCTCCCTGATGGGGGGCATCGTATCCCTTTCGATGCTGTGGCCCCTCCTGTGGGCCCTCTACGACGGTTCCAGGGACCGGTGGCCCTTCGTGGCCTCCATCGGGATAGGCCTTGGGGTGTCGGGGGTGCTGTACCTGTGGGGCAGGGGGTGCCAGTACCGGGAGCTGGGGATAAAGGACGGGTTCGCGGTGGTGTCCCTGTCCTGGATCCTGGCCTCCGGGATAGGGGCGCTCCCGTTCCTGCTGTCCGGCACGGTGCCCACCTTCGCGGACGCCTTCTTCGAGGCCATATCGGGGTTCACCACCACCGGAGCCTCGGTCATCTCCGACATAGAGGCCAACCCCCGGGGCATCCTCTTCTGGCGGAACCTGACCCACTGGCTGGGGGGGATGGGGATAATCGTCCTCAGTCTGGCGATACTACCTTTCCTGGGCGTGGGGGGCATGCAGCTCTACAAGGCGGAGGTGCCGGGCCCCATAAAGGAGAAGATGACACCCCGGATCCAGCAGACCGCCCTTTACCTATGGGGGGTCTACGTGCTGCTCTCCGGGCTTCAGCTCCTGTTCCTGATGGCGGGGGGCATGGGGCTCTTCGAGGCCCTGACACATACCTTCGGCACCATGGCCACCGGGGGCTTCTCCCCCCTAAACAAGAGCATAGGCCAGTACGACTCCGCCTACTTCGACTGGGTCATAACGGTCTTCATGTTCCTTGCGGGGGTGAACTTCGCCCTCCACTACCGGATCCTTACCGGTAGGTGGTCCGTGATGCTCCGGGACGAGGAGTTCAAGCTCTACGGGGGCATAACCCTGGTGTCCGCCCTGGTGGTGTCCGGAGTGTTGTTGCTGAGGGGGGTCTACGGCTCTCCCCTGGATGCCCTCAGGTTCGGCACCTTCCAGGTGGTGAGCATAATGACCACCACTGGCTACGTGACCGCCGATTTCGACCTGTGGCCCTCGTCGATCAGGTTCCTGCTGCTTCTGCTCATGTTCGTGGGGGGGTGCGCGGGATCCACCGGCGGTGGGATGAAGAACCTTAGGATCCTGGTGCTTGCCAGGCACGTGAGGGCGGGACTCTACTCGATACTTCACCCCAACGCGGTGGTCCACGTTAGGGTGGGGGGCAAGGTGGTCGGGAAGGACGTGATAGCCTCCGTAACCTCCTTCTTCGTGCTGTACATGGGGCTGTTCATGCTGGGCACCCTGGCGATGGCCGCCATGGACCTGGACATTATCACCGCCATGTCCAGCGTGGCCGCCACCCTGGGGAACATAGGTCCCGGTCTCGGGGGCGTGGGACCCATGAGGAACTACGCGGAGATCCCCCAGCTTGGGAAGTGGGTCCTGTCGCTTCTCATGCTCATGGGCAGGCTGGAGCTCTACACGGTGATGCTGCTCTTCTTCCCCGAGACCTGGAGGAGATAG
- the trkA gene encoding Trk system potassium transporter TrkA, with amino-acid sequence MLPVPRSILDRLEVSELKIVVVGGGEVGYMVAQTLSSEGHDVTVVEEDEERADKVDSELDVITVRGNGARPQVLEEAGVCPGCQVDLLVACTNHDEVNILACWIAKRAGVKRVISRARGLEFTDSPTWAKDLGIDVMYSPERSVAREILELLSVRSTVHTGELMDGRWGVYAFRVARDSKLVGVALRDLKTLYPNYVAIIVYIEREGRGYVPHGDITIESGDLCYIVTSREDAWRLEEVYQGHRSRPLRKVIIVGGGKIGFQVARQLEERYPSLDVRLIDHDEEKCERIAGELKRTLVLKGDGADDGLLRQEGIEEADGLVCATESDEANLLFAVIGKALGARKTVAVARRKLYAKLDSYMSVDSIVNPNSALASLILRHARYPGGSGVLSIIDKIDAEMFEAVLPEDSPAVGRPIIDLGLPKGIIVALAERRGHVFVPVGSSILMPGDRVIVFATADMMDDAIRYLGVN; translated from the coding sequence GTGCTCCCGGTCCCGCGTTCGATCCTGGACCGCTTGGAGGTATCGGAATTGAAGATAGTGGTGGTGGGAGGCGGAGAGGTGGGCTACATGGTGGCCCAGACGCTCTCGTCCGAGGGGCACGACGTGACGGTGGTGGAGGAGGATGAGGAACGGGCCGACAAGGTGGACTCGGAGCTGGATGTCATAACCGTCCGGGGGAACGGGGCCCGTCCCCAGGTGCTGGAGGAGGCGGGGGTCTGCCCGGGCTGCCAGGTGGATCTCCTGGTGGCGTGCACTAACCACGACGAGGTTAACATCCTGGCCTGCTGGATCGCCAAGAGGGCGGGGGTCAAGCGGGTCATCTCCCGGGCGAGGGGGCTGGAGTTCACCGACAGCCCCACCTGGGCCAAGGACCTGGGCATAGACGTGATGTACTCCCCGGAGAGGTCGGTGGCCCGGGAGATCCTGGAGCTCCTGTCGGTGAGATCCACGGTGCACACCGGGGAGCTCATGGACGGAAGGTGGGGCGTGTACGCCTTCCGGGTGGCCAGAGATTCCAAGCTGGTCGGGGTGGCCCTCAGGGACCTCAAGACCCTGTACCCCAACTACGTGGCCATCATCGTATACATCGAGCGGGAGGGGAGGGGCTACGTCCCCCACGGGGACATTACCATCGAGTCGGGGGACCTGTGCTACATAGTCACCTCCCGGGAGGATGCCTGGCGGCTTGAGGAGGTCTACCAGGGGCACCGGAGCCGCCCCCTGCGGAAGGTGATAATCGTAGGTGGGGGGAAGATCGGCTTCCAGGTGGCCAGGCAGCTGGAGGAGAGGTATCCCAGCCTGGACGTGAGGCTCATCGACCACGACGAGGAGAAGTGCGAGCGGATCGCCGGGGAGCTTAAGCGGACATTGGTCCTGAAGGGGGACGGGGCGGACGACGGCCTTCTCAGACAGGAGGGTATCGAGGAGGCGGATGGGCTCGTGTGTGCCACCGAGAGCGACGAGGCGAACCTGCTCTTCGCGGTGATAGGCAAGGCCCTGGGGGCCCGGAAGACCGTGGCGGTGGCGAGGCGAAAGCTATACGCCAAGCTGGACAGCTACATGTCGGTGGACTCCATCGTGAACCCCAACAGCGCCCTGGCCTCCCTGATCCTGCGGCACGCCCGCTACCCCGGCGGCTCCGGGGTGCTGTCCATCATCGACAAGATCGACGCGGAGATGTTCGAGGCGGTCCTGCCGGAGGACAGCCCGGCGGTGGGGCGCCCCATAATTGACCTGGGGCTTCCGAAGGGGATCATCGTGGCCCTGGCCGAGAGGCGGGGACACGTTTTCGTGCCGGTGGGAAGCTCGATTCTAATGCCAGGGGACCGGGTCATAGTCTTCGCCACCGCGGACATGATGGACGATGCGATCCGTTACCTGGGGGTGAACTAG
- a CDS encoding pyrimidine dimer DNA glycosylase/endonuclease V has translation MRLWSIHPKYLDAKGLVALWREALLARKVLSGGTVGYRNHPQLIRFKRMSHPVGAVSAYLAFVLEEARSRGYRFDPSKLGESFDSSPIPVTEGQLMYEWEHLMGKLKVRDPARWNSLRSVSRVEPHPMMEVVPGPVEDWEVT, from the coding sequence TTGAGGCTATGGTCCATTCATCCCAAGTACCTGGATGCGAAGGGCCTAGTGGCCCTGTGGCGGGAGGCCCTCCTGGCCCGGAAGGTCCTCTCGGGGGGAACCGTGGGCTACCGGAACCATCCGCAGCTCATCCGGTTCAAGCGCATGTCCCACCCGGTTGGGGCCGTTAGCGCCTACCTCGCTTTCGTACTGGAGGAGGCCCGGTCCCGGGGCTACCGGTTCGACCCGTCCAAGCTGGGGGAGTCCTTTGACAGCTCCCCCATCCCCGTAACGGAGGGGCAGCTCATGTACGAGTGGGAGCACCTGATGGGGAAGCTGAAGGTCCGGGATCCCGCCCGGTGGAACTCTCTCCGGTCGGTGTCCCGGGTGGAGCCCCACCCCATGATGGAGGTGGTGCCGGGCCCGGTGGAGGACTGGGAGGTGACCTAG
- a CDS encoding ABC transporter substrate-binding protein: MVKGALLRRIAGVAAAVALFATAGAGCGMAKEMPKELVAAAKREGKLFTVGMPDDWANWKDTWRDLKAIYGIEHQDTDMSSAQEIAKFAAEGKNATADMGDVGIAFGPLAVKKGVTQPYKTSYWDEIPSWAKDRDGHWIVGYTGTIAFLVNKDLVKTPPRSWRDLLKGDYKVTIGDVGVAAQANSAVLACAYALGGHEGNLKPAVDFFAQLAKAGRLSTNDPSISMIQKGEVAVGILWDFNALNYADKVGRDRFEILIPSDGSLISGYATIINRWAKNPNAAKLAREYILSDRGQINLARGYARPVRTSVKLPEDVKRKLLPQSQYAKARPIKDFAAWERTTQELQRVWQENVLIHVNR, encoded by the coding sequence TTGGTCAAGGGTGCTTTGCTTCGCAGGATAGCCGGGGTAGCCGCCGCGGTGGCCCTCTTTGCCACCGCTGGGGCGGGATGCGGGATGGCCAAGGAGATGCCCAAGGAGCTGGTGGCCGCCGCCAAGCGGGAGGGGAAGCTTTTCACCGTGGGGATGCCCGACGACTGGGCCAACTGGAAGGACACCTGGCGGGATCTCAAGGCCATCTACGGGATAGAGCATCAGGACACGGACATGAGCTCCGCTCAGGAGATAGCCAAGTTCGCCGCGGAGGGCAAGAACGCCACGGCGGACATGGGGGACGTGGGGATAGCCTTCGGCCCCCTGGCGGTCAAGAAGGGGGTCACCCAGCCCTACAAGACCTCCTACTGGGACGAGATCCCGTCCTGGGCGAAGGACCGGGATGGTCACTGGATCGTTGGCTACACGGGGACCATCGCCTTCCTGGTGAACAAGGACCTGGTCAAGACCCCTCCCCGCTCCTGGAGGGACCTGCTCAAGGGGGATTACAAGGTGACCATAGGAGACGTGGGGGTGGCCGCCCAGGCCAACAGTGCGGTTCTGGCCTGCGCCTACGCCCTGGGGGGGCACGAAGGGAACCTGAAGCCTGCGGTGGACTTCTTCGCCCAGTTGGCCAAGGCGGGACGGCTGTCTACCAACGACCCCTCCATATCCATGATCCAGAAGGGTGAGGTGGCGGTTGGTATTCTATGGGACTTCAACGCCCTGAACTACGCGGACAAGGTGGGTAGGGACCGGTTCGAGATCCTTATCCCCTCGGACGGGAGCCTCATCTCCGGCTACGCCACCATAATAAACCGCTGGGCCAAGAACCCCAACGCGGCCAAGCTGGCCCGGGAGTACATCCTGAGCGACCGGGGGCAGATCAACCTGGCCAGGGGCTACGCCAGGCCTGTAAGGACCTCGGTGAAGCTTCCGGAGGACGTGAAGCGCAAGCTGCTGCCCCAGTCCCAGTACGCCAAGGCCAGGCCCATAAAGGACTTCGCCGCCTGGGAGAGGACCACCCAGGAGCTCCAGCGGGTTTGGCAGGAGAACGTGCTGATACATGTCAACCGATAG